In Megachile rotundata isolate GNS110a chromosome 10, iyMegRotu1, whole genome shotgun sequence, the sequence TGTGATTTATGTCCAAAAACATTTTTATCATCTCTTGCATTAAAAAAACATAGACGAGTACACACAGGAGAGAAACCATTTGaatgtaaatttgtaagtaattttaccaataaaatattatactatgtgtttataaataaataagataacGGAATCGATGTataactttttttaaattaatatactttttgtgTGCGCACATAGACACGTATTCGTACAAATTCGTATTTAAATTATCGTATTTTGAAATACTAATTTGTTCGTAAATCTTCATTACAAGCAAGCATTATGTACAGGAAAATTTATGTAAGTTTTTACTGGAATAAATAATAtcctcaattttatatttaactcataaataatataaactcgatttaatatgtacataatatatatatatattgtgacTTATTTTTTACATTGTTTTAGTGTCACAAGAAGTTTGCTGCCCGAGAAACTCTAAATCGCCATCAAAGAACTCATACTGGTGAAAAGCTCCATGTTTGTCAGTATTGTTCAAAGTCATTCATTCAGGCAGCTCAATTGAGAGCACACATATTTCATCATACTGGTGAAAACGGTTTTTACTGTGACGTATGTGGGAAAGCATTTAATCGGAAAGCTCGTTTAAACGTGCACAAAAAATTTGTTCATGAAGGAGCAACGCCATTTACatgtgaaatttgtgaaaaaagATTTATTAGAAGAGAAGATCTTGTAAAACATGCATTGCTTCATACTGGTGTTAAACGTAAGATGATCAATATATATTTGATGAAcaatatatattacaatatatatttgataaattacaaAGTAAGAGTATGTGCACTCATCCGAAATATTGTCTTTATTACAGCATTTAAGTGTGATAAATGCGTGAAAGCTTTTTCCACAAAGTCTTCTTTACAAGCTCATTTAAATACTCATAGACGAGAACCGCCACAATCATGTGTTGAATGTAATAAAGTTTTCATTCGACAAGATTGTTTAATGAGACATATTAAGGCAAAACATCGTGAATTGTTAGAAGATGTAATGAATGAAGTCGAGAAAAAACATTTGCAAACGCAATTGTATAACATTGCTACAATAGCTGCagaaaaaacaaaaaatggAGAGTCGAAAAAACTTTCCACTGATGAATTATTAAAAGCTATTTCGGaccttttgaaaattttaattgatgACGAAACACTTCAGGTATAAATTACTATAcgacataataataatattcaattaaaaaattacacaatttggaACATTCTGTATATTTTACATGTTATAGCTGTTTGGTTGGCCTGATGCTCCTATTCAAGATATTCTAGAAGCTGTGATTAGAAGATGTGGTCATCAACCATTAACATCTGAAGGTGATTTACTTTTTACTGAACGGTTAAGGGAAAATATCAAACTTTTGTTCACAGTTGTCATAGAAGACGATACAGTAAAGTCCCTTTTAACAACAAAAACAGTAGATgatgttattatacatgtttTAGAACTTTCTAAGGAATGTACATCAAATTcgtagttatataaaaaaaggaaaaggcaGGAATTGTTCATGGATTTTCTATGTATCAgagtgtttattttattttcttcattggtatttaaaatttttaattgaatggtTAGGCTATTGAAAAACtattacatttaaatatataatgtatTTACACTTTtacttatatttcaaaattgtattaaacttaaactgaattttaattatgtaattttctGGTTTTATCACAAATTATGTACATCTAATAATTgttatcaaatataaatacatagttATATGTATGACAATGTTTTATTTCAGAatcgtttattttttataaaatacataatatatacatatatactgttTTACATATTTGTTCCAAAAGTACTATTCTAATGGTATTTGACATGTTATCTTTAAATGTgcaagtttaattattttaataatagatTACATGATTATACACATGTATTTATTCAAATAGTAAACTGTTCTGCATACGGCGAGATATGTTTGAATCGCCATCTTTTAAAGTGTATATAAGTTGTAACTCATATGACAATAAAAGCGAATCAATTTAACTTATcgtaacttttaaataaacttgGTTGTATGAATATCACTGAAACATATTGTACTTCcctcaatgtaacttatatgtTATGTCTACATATCGTGAAAGAATTTATACGTTATTTCATTCATTGAGGTTAATGTACTGTTATTGTTGTAATACACATGAATGgttcatattatgaaacaaatACGTGTAAATAAATCTCACAAATTTTCCAGTATAAAAAGATAATTCATCGTCACAATCCGTCTGGTAacagaatttattaatattcttttgcatagtttttaattatacttaaaaaTGATTGACCTAAACAGCGCAATAAGTACCAAAAAACCACGGAAAAAACTGCAAGGTTAGAattataatgtataatttaatataacttttTGCTTTTCTTAATAAAATCATTTGAAAATCGTACCATCAGGAAAGCTATTAAAGTTTATTCATACACAACTAAGTtctgataataaatattattgcagTAGACCTTAGGGAAGAAAGTAGCAGCGACAATGAATCTAATGTTGCATCTAAAACTGAAGGGAATCCTGGGTGGGCAGATGCTATGCAAAAGATTTTGCAGACAAAAAAGCCAAAACGTAAAAAGACAATAATTCTCTCTAAAGCAAAAAAATTATGTGAtgtaaagaagaaagaaactaaAGAATCCGAAccatttgaaattgaaaaggtaaaggaagaaataaaagaagaagtaaaagaagaagaaaatgaagataatGATCAAAAACCGATTACACAATTGAAGGAAAAGAAAAGACATAATTTGGGTATTAGAGTAAAACCAAGTATATTGGATAGACAACATGAAAGAGTATTACAGAAAATAGCTAcaaagtaatatatttatttaaagaacatgaatgatatttttattagttgtttaaaatgattaaaaatatatgattacAGAGGTGTAGTACAATTATTCAATGCAGTAAGACAACAACAAGGTGAAATTAATCAAAAGTTAGCAGAAGTTGGTCCattagaaagaaaaagagaacagGTATTAAAGAGTATTGATAAGTGCACATTCTTAGATGTTCTTATGGGAGGAAGTAAAAGCATTCAAGCAGATAACAATGTTAAGGATGAAGAGCAAGAGAATAAAAGGCATAAAGAAAAGGTATGTATATTGTTTTCCAGTACTACTGTATTCAATAGAGGATAATAGTACTAaacaagtaaatatttttaataaaaggaTAAGGAAACTTGGAATGTATTAAGAGAAGATTTTGTTATGGGAACAAAACTAAAAGATTGGGATCGAAAAGATGAAGAAGATGATTCTTCAGCCCCAGAAGATCTTGATagtgatgattaaattatccaaatttatcAGACATTTTTACCTATAtcaaaaaattgatttaaaggTATGTGATAACATCATCATTTGTTAAGAATGTTGTTAATATTACAATACTACATTTTGTTAATACAACTTTGCTGACTTTCATAGCAaacttaaattatatttcattcaatctCTGTCTTTGTTACTTCTATACTCCTCAAACATAgaaagaaacaaaatattaatttcttattaaatatcttattttattaataatttatattttgatattttttttatctatgcaacaacaataataatgcaTACAATTTatcatttcttaaataatttaacgTATGTTTATAATACGAACGTGATTCTGTCTAAAATTAacttttactcttactatagtTATATCGCGTAAATATGCCGTATTAATTTGTCATGAAATGATACTATactttgtttatatatttaagcCGCGATTTGTTGTAGGACAATAAATTAGACATAGTGGATAAACTATGTTAACAACATAATTTTTACATAGTGTTTTGATGTATCGAACAATTACTTTCTGCACATTTTATCTGTATATACCTTATTTTCATTATCTTTGTgacacatataaatataaattataagctTCTTTCACTGAACTTGCATATTTGAAAGCCTcaaatgtattattttgtagTGAAagcaaatgtataataaatgatCTGTACCATGAATTGCTAATAACaggtaaaaaatgtttaaatccatttgtaacaattattttcttacCCTTTAATAAACCTAATACATAATTAACTCTTGGACGGACTGAACtaactttatttcattttttcttctataattattaccataattaaattgattgttccatttttttatataaaattatatttagaacTTGAATTCTTTCTGTTGGTTTTGGATAATGTAATTTTTCAACTGTCTatacacatttattttattatcttttattATGCTGTGTACAAATAAATCTGAAGCCTactctattaaaaaaaaaggaaaagtatTCAATCTGATTGTACATTTTTAGTACCAACTTTTGAtgcatgtattataaaattaataaaaaaatgtaagttttaacaaaaaataattgatttgCGAAATAACAAtatgtttctatttttttacagaatATATCAACATACGTTTGGTCGAAAAGTTTTCTGTCAATCGTtgcttattatatattttttaggaTCAAGTGTGTTTAATAAACTTAAAGACTTAACGTTATACTCGACTTTCACGGATATCAGCAAGAGCCCCGAAATTACTAGTCTCCTCGTCCGAGTAATTGGATTCAGATTCCAGTCCCTGGGATCTCCCAACAGATTCATCGATGCTTTGGTTTCTAATATAATATTCTATCGAGTTAGATTCCGTGTTATGATTAGTTTCGTCCGCTTGTACGTTCTCGGAATGTACATTTCTCATATTTGATTGATCTTCTTGCATTCTCGATCTGTCGTTCTCATTCGCGACAGAGTACCAATTATGTGACGCGTGACCATTATTGTGATCCTCTGCACAAGGTAATCGAACAAAAATCACACCGTTCTCTTGATTCTCTTTTTGCATATTTTCCACGTTATTTCTACTTTCTTGGCTGATCCTCGACATGCTACGAACAAGATTCCTTGTATTCATCAATTCGTTTCCTGTATTTCGCGAAATCTCATCGGCATTCGCAGGTATTCTTTCGTTATTTCGAATATTATCCGACACACAATGGTTCCCATTTTCGTTATGCAATTGTTCATTGCCATTATCCGTATGAAACGAGGTCTCATCTTGGTAAGCTCtgagagtttcaaaatttgcattACTGAACACTCGAGGCACGATATCCTGACTCATCCTGTACAACTCTAACTCGTTATCCATGAAATAGCTATCGAGAGGGTTGCTAATGATCGACGGATTCCTCGAGACGTTTCTTCGTGGAAAACTTTGACTCGAAAAATTTGCTATTGTCGCGTAAGGGTACGGTATCGTGTTCATAGGATTGCCTAGTATATGCGGATATCCGTCTAGACTCTGCATTTCAATTTCCTCTTTTCCGTCGTGACAGAAACCATGCATGTCTATCTCGTGAGGAAGATTGGCGAACCTATACACAATAAAATGTGCAAAGGTTAAAATGTTAGAAGGccagtaattaaataatatttttattttaataaattacctatgtaataaaatatcggAATATGATGGTGGCATGTCTGACTCTTCCTTTCCATAAATACTTTCGTAAGTCGGAGGTGGGAAACATCCAACGGATCCTAAACTGTCCTTACTAGGTGTTTCAGCGTCCATCTCTAGAATACTACCCTGACTGTTTTGTAGTTGATGTCGATTTATACTTCGTGGATTTCTTTGAGCTCGCAGTACACTGTCGCCGAGTTCTACCAAGTCCAAACCTGTTTAAAGGAGTACATCTTTCAGGAGAATTCCATGAAATATACGATCGTCAAAGTATTAATACAGGAAACTAATAAATATCTTGAATATTTTTCAGTTGCATGATATGAACTATTGAATTTTCAATAACAGCGCATCCGTACCAGTTGGATCGGTTTGGAATTGTGTAAAGATTGTACCATCCACGACGAGCATTCTACCATGTGGCAAGAGGATAATGGTCGGTGTTGCTACCATCGCCTGATCGTTATTGCTAAATCGCGAATCTGGTTCAGGATCTTCTAACCGACAACAGCAGTGCCTTCTACATAAAGATCTGCAGAACGGTGCACCCCAACAGCAATAAGCGAAAATGAAACATAATACGGCGAGCATCACTAAAAGAGCAGCTACCCCTTGGCTTTGTTGAGCGGCTGCGAGGGTTGGGCCACCGGCGACGCCGACGCCGAATCCTAACCCTCCGCTGCTGCTCATCTCGCCTGAAACATTCGATTTTTTTATTAGTGAATGGTTACAAAAATAAcgaattaatacaaaatattgtgaCGAGAAACCCGTTCGTATAGGGTGAATACTGGTTCCTTATTTTATCTGGTTTCTATTGAATGTTATCAGTTCATGTTATAGGATACGTTTCGAGAGATAATAGCTGGACTTGTAGACGTCTCCATAGTACGCAATAAACGTATTTCAATCCGCAATGCGGAGCGTGGAGTGAAACTAATATATGTGTTCTTGGCAAAATTCCAATCTTACGCGACAAATTTTTCGTGTATGTTAAATTTCAAGTGGTTAGTTGTAATCGGATCGTAATAGCATCTGTtacttttttatatataaaatgctCTTAAGAATCGACTTATAATCATTATGGAAACTTCGAACTATTAATATGCGTTACAAGTACAATGTCGACAATGAATATTGAGAAACCTGAAATGTTAACTGTACATATTAATTAACCATTTGAGATGTCTTAGATTCATTGAAAAGCTTATTAGGTTATCATACGAGCACAAGCGTAATTTTGGGCACCGGAGCCGCTCTCTCTTATGCTAACAGAATAAATTACGTTATCTTGCGGGGAAATAAAGCAAGGTGAAAGTAAGAAGAGTGCGATAATCCTGGACTCATAACAGCTGACGCTAGTAGGTCGTTGTAGACTAACGTTTTAAAAAGATAATAGTATCCGTTTGGTtcgtaaataaatttaaactatTGACCATTTGAAATCAGTGGTAATAAATCAAGCGATAAAATTGTCGTAAAATTCAATagcttgaatttctaaattatataacaaagtttttcttcttcattttgtcCCTTTGTCATCCCTCAAGGATATTCTGCATCTATCAGTACTAAATAGATTAAAAGAAACGATTTATATTAAATCGAAAACAAACTAGttcgtttaataattatttatttaaaatttataattacccTGGGTAGTGATGTTATATAGCCAAGTCGTCCCCGTGGTTGTTGTTGATCCCGTGATTCTCCACGATCTGTCCACCATGAAAAAGATTTTATATCTCACCAGAAAATATTTTCTGCTCACCCTTCAGTAATGTTTAAATGTAAAGATGCTGGGTTGGTCGTTGCACGTTACACGTTGCATCGTGCGATTCgaattaaactttattttactcgaattaatCGATCGGAGTTAATTAAATAATCGTACTAATAAATTGTGCGTTTATTAATTGCGGTCGGTGAGGTGAGACGAACATTCGTTTCGTTTTATCAATGATTTCCTTCCTCTTACTTTACAGGattttgaatttcccgcgtTGTCGTTGTTGCGCGTGTACGATTAACGCGTATCGAATAAGCTTCGATCCAATCGTATCGTTAATGACATTGTGAACGAGAACGATATTCTATCGAATATTAACGATTTTTGTGACAAGTTCGCGGAAGAATCTCCTCATGAAGCCATCGAGCGCGAAGTCGAACAACGTACACTGTCATCGAGGAGATACTCTTGACCCATTTTAATATCTCCCCACTTAATATCAACCTGCTGCTTTTCGCCTTCGATGCTTCTGTTTTCCAATCAGGAAACCTCCTCGTCAGCTAGTTCAATACGTTTCTTCTTTATCCCTTTTTAATAATCGGGCTTATCCTTAGATtacgaaaataaatttgatgagtCGTATTCGTAGGTCTATTGTCTAATCGATCTTTCATatcgataaattaatattttcaccatattttcttccttttatcatttttttaaatttaattttatatatgagTATATATTCGTAATTATCGAAGTTTCTTCGTTAAGAAGTTAGGATTACATTCAAATTATTACGTTGAAATCGAACTGTACCAatcgaaaattcaaatttcccgctatGTTTACTGATCGATGTGATTAGACGCAGTGCGGTTTTTAAATGACTAgacgatttattgaaattattgttaatattaaatcgTTACACAATAAACTTTGTGAAACACATGACAACGCTATAAATACTCTTCCttctttaacattttaattattattaaatatattttatttcattatggTTTATGATATTTTATGCAGCGATTTGTTCAATCTTTATACGTTGACTTTGTAGCGAAAACTTTTTTCAAATTACAGTCGAAGATAAATGCATTATAttcaattgtaaaattgtatcgTTAACATCCCCTTCGTTTTCTGACTTTGACGTCATTGACTGCAGATGAAGGCGCGCCATATTATTTACTTTCGATACATCGTATATTTACGCgatgcatttttcaattatcatCTTTTTCTTCCTGATGTATCAATTCCCTTGCAACAATTGGATATGTCATTATcatgttttcaaattaaaagtatttaaacTTCAGTAGTTCGATTTAACGTTAATAATCTTTTTAATACCGGAACTGATTGATCTCGTAAGCGTATCTTGATAATTCCGTATGCATTATCCACACGCGTGATTGTCAcactcaaaaataaaatcacaGTTGTACATTTATTAACGTGAATTAGGTCTTAGGCGTAAGTTTCACCTTTGTTACGTTTTGCCTTAAATGATATTTGCGAAACGAtcacaatttatatatattgattTATAAGAAACAGTGCACCTTTAACTATTTAGTATTTTCAAATCCTTGTTCCGTTACAAAAATAATAGTCACAAATGAGTGAATCGTTCGTTCGTTGTATGTTCGTTAATATGTGGGTTACATAGAGTATTTGAGGCCAGTGTGTCGGATACGTTACTACCCTCGAATTTCTTCGTGGCTTGCGGGGCGCTAGCACCTTCTTACAGCCCCTCGAGACACTGGCCAACGATTCGTCGGTGGTCTCCTCGGTGGCGCTTGTTTGCCCCCCTCCCTTAACCCCGGATGTATAGGGTtgaacgaagcttcaaacttttATGTGCCGAGACCCACTTTTGGAAAGGATAATTAATTACTTGCTtgtaatgtattatttaaaaaaattaccatattacatattttcgatattttaaaatatctctTCCAAAACCCAAAACTACTTTGGAAagaattttattcatatttaataaaaattgggaatgatataataattgttattaacaTTGTAATTTTGCTAGATGTATTGTAAAATACTACAAAATTACCTAGTTCTGATTTacattcaataataaaatttatatattcaataaaaacatttataataatgtttCACATCAGTTAGTAGAACATTCTATTTATCTGGTAAAATGTTTAGGAGCCATTctttaaaagattttatttcACTTGCACTTAATTCAtgatctaaattttctaatggtACGAATTGAACATTTACTCCAAGTTCCCTTAAGCTGTTACAAGTTTCTTCTCCCCATTTTATTGGAACTAATGTGTCAGCACTGCCGTGAAATTGTAAAAGAGGTGGAGTACTTATTTCCGGATGTTCTTTTAGGTGCTGCATTGtttatatgaataaaaataagtattaatCATTTTAACGTCATGAGGTTAATGACAATTTTATCATATACTAACCTTATATATTAAtgaattcttatttataaaactgGACATAGTACAACATCCTGCCAGGGATGGTATATGTTTGTATGCTAAATATAATGCCAGTGCTCCTCCCATTGAGAAGCCAGTAACAACAATTCTGTCATATGGAATTCCATTTGCAGTCTCTTCATCAATTATTT encodes:
- the LOC100875039 gene encoding uncharacterized protein LOC100875039 isoform X2, coding for MEEIMEIVKVEDTVLMKNTTLENLFDPDNPGETIIMSTEHDSSDMKVIAHGGQIIQIVTDYECVTCHRVFQSQDMLKEHLDMCREEDDSVNILQLNNLESYDSEDEEKDDSSDYIVNSNAEEILDSSSSGQKNNNDKPVIMPVPDTQCHCCAEDLNTAHSGGQYKCQNCELSFKKKSSLERHTVVIHWQCDSCTCKECGESFRDKKSLNKHRYTTHCGRKVYRCEPCDTYFSRSYHLNRHIMQSSCHGNILNTYNCQVCKKVFTRKDNLREHLRTHAGTPQRQKKPCKYCPKEFFTSQQLVIHERVHTGERPVQCDLCPKTFLSSLALKKHRRVHTGEKPFECKFCHKKFAARETLNRHQRTHTGEKLHVCQYCSKSFIQAAQLRAHIFHHTGENGFYCDVCGKAFNRKARLNVHKKFVHEGATPFTCEICEKRFIRREDLVKHALLHTGVKPFKCDKCVKAFSTKSSLQAHLNTHRREPPQSCVECNKVFIRQDCLMRHIKAKHRELLEDVMNEVEKKHLQTQLYNIATIAAEKTKNGESKKLSTDELLKAISDLLKILIDDETLQLFGWPDAPIQDILEAVIRRCGHQPLTSEDLREESSSDNESNVASKTEGNPGWADAMQKILQTKKPKRKKTIILSKAKKLCDVKKKETKESEPFEIEKVKEEIKEEVKEEENEDNDQKPITQLKEKKRHNLGIRVKPSILDRQHERVLQKIATKGVVQLFNAVRQQQGEINQKLAEVGPLERKREQVLKSIDKCTFLDVLMGGSKSIQADNNVKDEEQENKRHKEKDKETWNVLREDFVMGTKLKDWDRKDEEDDSSAPEDLDSDD
- the LOC100875039 gene encoding uncharacterized protein LOC100875039 isoform X1, translating into MEEIMEIVKVEDTVLMKNTTLENLFDPDNPGETIIMSTEHDSSDMKVIAHGGQIIQIVTDYECVTCHRVFQSQDMLKEHLDMCREEDDSVNILQLNNLESYDSEDEEKDDSSDYIVNSNAEEILDSSSSGQKNNNDKPVIMPVPDTQCHCCAEDLNTAHSGGQYKCQNCELSFKKKSSLERHTVVIHWQCDSCTCKECGESFRDKKSLNKHRYTTHCGRKVYRCEPCDTYFSRSYHLNRHIMQSSCHGNILNTYNCQVCKKVFTRKDNLREHLRTHAGTPQRQKKPCKYCPKEFFTSQQLVIHERVHTGERPVQCDLCPKTFLSSLALKKHRRVHTGEKPFECKFCHKKFAARETLNRHQRTHTGEKLHVCQYCSKSFIQAAQLRAHIFHHTGENGFYCDVCGKAFNRKARLNVHKKFVHEGATPFTCEICEKRFIRREDLVKHALLHTGVKPFKCDKCVKAFSTKSSLQAHLNTHRREPPQSCVECNKVFIRQDCLMRHIKAKHRELLEDVMNEVEKKHLQTQLYNIATIAAEKTKNGESKKLSTDELLKAISDLLKILIDDETLQLFGWPDAPIQDILEAVIRRCGHQPLTSEVDLREESSSDNESNVASKTEGNPGWADAMQKILQTKKPKRKKTIILSKAKKLCDVKKKETKESEPFEIEKVKEEIKEEVKEEENEDNDQKPITQLKEKKRHNLGIRVKPSILDRQHERVLQKIATKGVVQLFNAVRQQQGEINQKLAEVGPLERKREQVLKSIDKCTFLDVLMGGSKSIQADNNVKDEEQENKRHKEKDKETWNVLREDFVMGTKLKDWDRKDEEDDSSAPEDLDSDD
- the LOC100875039 gene encoding uncharacterized protein LOC100875039 isoform X3, which encodes MEEIMEIVKVEDTVLMKNTTLENLFDPDNPGETIIMSTEHDSSDMKVIAHGGQIIQIVTDYECVTCHRVFQSQDMLKEHLDMCREEDDSVNILQLNNLESYDSEDEEKDDSSDYIVNSNAEDSSSSGQKNNNDKPVIMPVPDTQCHCCAEDLNTAHSGGQYKCQNCELSFKKKSSLERHTVVIHWQCDSCTCKECGESFRDKKSLNKHRYTTHCGRKVYRCEPCDTYFSRSYHLNRHIMQSSCHGNILNTYNCQVCKKVFTRKDNLREHLRTHAGTPQRQKKPCKYCPKEFFTSQQLVIHERVHTGERPVQCDLCPKTFLSSLALKKHRRVHTGEKPFECKFCHKKFAARETLNRHQRTHTGEKLHVCQYCSKSFIQAAQLRAHIFHHTGENGFYCDVCGKAFNRKARLNVHKKFVHEGATPFTCEICEKRFIRREDLVKHALLHTGVKPFKCDKCVKAFSTKSSLQAHLNTHRREPPQSCVECNKVFIRQDCLMRHIKAKHRELLEDVMNEVEKKHLQTQLYNIATIAAEKTKNGESKKLSTDELLKAISDLLKILIDDETLQLFGWPDAPIQDILEAVIRRCGHQPLTSEVDLREESSSDNESNVASKTEGNPGWADAMQKILQTKKPKRKKTIILSKAKKLCDVKKKETKESEPFEIEKVKEEIKEEVKEEENEDNDQKPITQLKEKKRHNLGIRVKPSILDRQHERVLQKIATKGVVQLFNAVRQQQGEINQKLAEVGPLERKREQVLKSIDKCTFLDVLMGGSKSIQADNNVKDEEQENKRHKEKDKETWNVLREDFVMGTKLKDWDRKDEEDDSSAPEDLDSDD
- the LOC100875039 gene encoding uncharacterized protein LOC100875039 isoform X4, translating into MLKEHLDMCREEDDSVNILQLNNLESYDSEDEEKDDSSDYIVNSNAEEILDSSSSGQKNNNDKPVIMPVPDTQCHCCAEDLNTAHSGGQYKCQNCELSFKKKSSLERHTVVIHWQCDSCTCKECGESFRDKKSLNKHRYTTHCGRKVYRCEPCDTYFSRSYHLNRHIMQSSCHGNILNTYNCQVCKKVFTRKDNLREHLRTHAGTPQRQKKPCKYCPKEFFTSQQLVIHERVHTGERPVQCDLCPKTFLSSLALKKHRRVHTGEKPFECKFCHKKFAARETLNRHQRTHTGEKLHVCQYCSKSFIQAAQLRAHIFHHTGENGFYCDVCGKAFNRKARLNVHKKFVHEGATPFTCEICEKRFIRREDLVKHALLHTGVKPFKCDKCVKAFSTKSSLQAHLNTHRREPPQSCVECNKVFIRQDCLMRHIKAKHRELLEDVMNEVEKKHLQTQLYNIATIAAEKTKNGESKKLSTDELLKAISDLLKILIDDETLQLFGWPDAPIQDILEAVIRRCGHQPLTSEVDLREESSSDNESNVASKTEGNPGWADAMQKILQTKKPKRKKTIILSKAKKLCDVKKKETKESEPFEIEKVKEEIKEEVKEEENEDNDQKPITQLKEKKRHNLGIRVKPSILDRQHERVLQKIATKGVVQLFNAVRQQQGEINQKLAEVGPLERKREQVLKSIDKCTFLDVLMGGSKSIQADNNVKDEEQENKRHKEKDKETWNVLREDFVMGTKLKDWDRKDEEDDSSAPEDLDSDD
- the LOC100878959 gene encoding uncharacterized protein LOC100878959 isoform X1, coding for MVDRSWRITGSTTTTGTTWLYNITTQGEMSSSGGLGFGVGVAGGPTLAAAQQSQGVAALLVMLAVLCFIFAYCCWGAPFCRSLCRRHCCCRLEDPEPDSRFSNNDQAMVATPTIILLPHGRMLVVDGTIFTQFQTDPTGLDLVELGDSVLRAQRNPRSINRHQLQNSQGSILEMDAETPSKDSLGSVGCFPPPTYESIYGKEESDMPPSYSDILLHRFANLPHEIDMHGFCHDGKEEIEMQSLDGYPHILGNPMNTIPYPYATIANFSSQSFPRRNVSRNPSIISNPLDSYFMDNELELYRMSQDIVPRVFSNANFETLRAYQDETSFHTDNGNEQLHNENGNHCVSDNIRNNERIPANADEISRNTGNELMNTRNLVRSMSRISQESRNNVENMQKENQENGVIFVRLPCAEDHNNGHASHNWYSVANENDRSRMQEDQSNMRNVHSENVQADETNHNTESNSIEYYIRNQSIDESVGRSQGLESESNYSDEETSNFGALADIRESRV
- the LOC100878959 gene encoding uncharacterized protein LOC100878959 isoform X2, which translates into the protein MSSSGGLGFGVGVAGGPTLAAAQQSQGVAALLVMLAVLCFIFAYCCWGAPFCRSLCRRHCCCRLEDPEPDSRFSNNDQAMVATPTIILLPHGRMLVVDGTIFTQFQTDPTGLDLVELGDSVLRAQRNPRSINRHQLQNSQGSILEMDAETPSKDSLGSVGCFPPPTYESIYGKEESDMPPSYSDILLHRFANLPHEIDMHGFCHDGKEEIEMQSLDGYPHILGNPMNTIPYPYATIANFSSQSFPRRNVSRNPSIISNPLDSYFMDNELELYRMSQDIVPRVFSNANFETLRAYQDETSFHTDNGNEQLHNENGNHCVSDNIRNNERIPANADEISRNTGNELMNTRNLVRSMSRISQESRNNVENMQKENQENGVIFVRLPCAEDHNNGHASHNWYSVANENDRSRMQEDQSNMRNVHSENVQADETNHNTESNSIEYYIRNQSIDESVGRSQGLESESNYSDEETSNFGALADIRESRV
- the LOC100878852 gene encoding lysophospholipase-like protein 1, with protein sequence MNRITAMGRMNVVKCSKKQSATLFIFHGSGSSGDDIKKWIDILNKGELSFPHIKIVYPSAPAQPYTPNHGMPSNVWFDRSSISINAPEVVESINSICKNVQEIIDEETANGIPYDRIVVTGFSMGGALALYLAYKHIPSLAGCCTMSSFINKNSLIYKHLKEHPEISTPPLLQFHGSADTLVPIKWGEETCNSLRELGVNVQFVPLENLDHELSASEIKSFKEWLLNILPDK